Within the Methanomassiliicoccus sp. genome, the region TTTCTGCTCGGTCTGTGTCTCGACGCTGGCCTGAGATAAAGGGGGGGCCTTGCTCAGACCCTCCCTTCTTAGAGCCTCTTGTATCTCTTGGATGCGCTCATCCTTGGCCTTGGCATTCGTATTCAGTCTCTCTTTCTCCCATTCCGGGAATTTCTCATCAATAGCTTTCGATTGAAAGCGCATGAAAAGAAAGAAAGCCGCTAATCCACCTATCAGTAATGCGATGGCCCAGTTGTATTCAATCAATCTATTAAAAAACAGAATTGTTGAGCTTATGACTAATGCCAGGCCCAGTATTAGGTACATTCCTGCCATGTCAGAATAGGTTAATTTTCTCATTCCTTTCCCTCCGAATGTCGTGTCTCTTCCTTCTCATCCGATATTACCCCCAAATATGGGGGCGCGCCTAACATAAGAATTGGAAAAGCTGCCATCCTGGCAAGATGAGCATTGAAACCCCACCCTGGTATCTTTTTCCAGAGAAGAATCTCGCCAGCCAGGATTAGCCCGAAGGCAAGACAGCCCAGAAGGATGACGAAACCGGTGATAAAATCCTCGATCATATGCCAAACCTCGTACAGTCGGAGTATATTCTAGACCTCTGTCGAATGTTAAGGTGTAGGTAGATCTGAGTAACTTCGATGGATGCGTGACCAAGGTTATTCTTCACCACTTCTAAGGGAATCCCTTTATCTAGCTGCCAGGTCGCGCATGTATGCCGTAGCATGTGAGTATTCATTGAAAGACCTGCACGAGGAGCTATCACTTCGGTGACATGACGTTGGAGGGTTCTCTTCGAGCACTTGAAGAGTTTATTATCAGGCTTCAGCTTCTCTTCGGCAATGTAACATTGTATCAGGGCGATGGTCGAAACGTCGATCGGAGCATACCTGTCCTTCGAGAACTTTCCTTGCCGCACGAACACCGAGCGTTGATTTGGGTCAATGTCCTTAACAAGTACGTTCGTGGCTTCATTTACCCGGAGTCCGGCGTAGAGCATTATCCGACAAGCGATAAGGTCCTCGATGTCATCGACCGCTAAGAGGAACCTATCCTGTTCGTCGTATGTGAGAATCTTCGGGAGGACTAGACCGCCCCGGACCCGTTCGCCTTCCTCTTCCTCCTCTTCCTTTAGATCCTCTCTAAGCTCTTCGTCCTCCTCGGAATTTGTCACCTTTGTTTTTTCGAGGGGGTTTTCGAGCATCTAGACCCCCCTAAACGAGCCCTTTTCCTCGTTTTCTTGCATCTTATTTGAAATTGTGTGAAAGCTCACGATATCACCGCCCTATGATTTCTCCATGAGAGTCCGAGGTTCGCAAGCGCGAAAACAGTCCAAGCGGTCCAACCGAAAGGGGTTAGATAGACCGCTACTAGAATGGAAAGAATAGCTCCGGTCATCATTGAGAGTTCGAAGCCCCTCCAACGATGCGGAGTCATGAAGTCGCCTAAAGTGTGTCGGATGCTACCGCCTCCTTCTTCTTTTCGTTCGCGCCACGGTATCCCTGGCATGATTCCCTGGTGTATCTTCTAACCGCAGGAGGGGCAGAGTATGAAAAACACCAACACCCTTTGATGTCTTTGCATGGTCCGTCTGGACCTGTAAAGCAAATAGACTTTTTTGAGGGCATATTTACACCTTCTTGGGTAGTTGAGGACGGTTGGTCATTCGGACCGCCTCACGTCATAGTATGGGCCAATGTCCCGCACGACCGATCCGTACCACACATTTCCGAAGTAGTAATCCCTGATGCGGCCATGACCAGACCATCTAGTTCTTAGCTTCTCCTTGGGAACTTCCTTGAGGCCTCGGGACTTTCTAATCTCATTACCCTTCGTGAAGGTATATTCCTCTGCATCGATCGCGCTTTCGAACTTTTCATCTACATCGACCCAGGGCAATCTTGGGCGATACCAATCAACGAATTTTGACGCCTTACTATCAGAAGGATGAGAGGTCACGGAAACTCCCCCCTAAGCATTCTCTGGAGGTCAGCGTTCATTTCATCAGCGAACATCTGGCTACGAGTCTCGCTGCGTTCCCAATAAAATTGGAGCGCGTGTTGCCAACTCAGGTCGTGATAACGCTCAGCGGCCTCATCGTCCCCATAGATGTAGAGATCGTATTCGATGCACCGCGATTCATCGAACCAAAAGTGATCCTTGCAAAGGAAGAGCGCTAATTGGTTAGCTTCGTTCTCATCTCTGGCCCAGAAGTCCTGACAGTCTCCATCCGAGAACATGACCTCATAATGTCCAGGCATTTCGAGAAGATGAGGCCAACGCTCGAGCTTAGTTGTGATGATGCCCATCGCCTCCTTTTTTGTTACCATCCTATCATAACTAGGACTCAATCGGACCACTCCTTTACATCCCAACATTCCAGGGGCTTCATCATCCCAGAGTCATCTTCATCGAAGCCAGGATATGCTGGAGTCGAAATGCCTGGGTTCTCAGCCGTACAGACTAGATCATCCTCACACCAATGCTGACAGGTCGCACATTTACGGCCTTTCCTCCAACTTTGGTCCAGATCAGGAAGAAGAAGTCTGAATGCGCTGGCTAGGATTGGGTCGCTCCTATCGGCTCTAACCCATCTGGCGATTGTCCATTCCGTATCACAAGCCAGCATTACCGAGTTGAGCTGCTTACTTAACATCCTTCTCCCGGTTTTAGGACACATATGCATCGGCCCCCATGGTCTGCACTTGAGGAACATTGTCCTTGGTCATGTTCTCGGCACGAGCCTTCATGTGCTCCAGTTCCGCGCCCCAGATCTTCTTGAAGGCAATCGCCAACTCACGGCCTTCTGGCGTCAGCTGATAGCACATTATCTTTGATCGCTGGCATGATCTCTTTTGAACGGGCCAGTCGGATATATTAGCTCTGAATTTTTCGAGAAGCCCGGATGCTTCAAGCAAGGTAAGTGATTTGTATAAGTTTGACCCGTTTTTGATGCCCAGGCCATTACAGATGCCCCGGACGCATGTCGCGAATGGCATCAAGTACCTGTCGGATATGCGGAAATCCGAAAGGTACATTAGCGCCATGATGCCCGTTTCCGATAGGTAGGGTATCATCTCTTGCTACCTCCTCCATGGCGATCCTTCCAGACCTCCGGGTGGCGCTCGTAGTAGTGTTCGATCTCAGGAGCGCGCGGCATCTTACCATACTTTGCGCGGAAAGCGTTCTGGAAGCCGTCGTAGGTCGGCGCCGAGTAAGGGTCCGTCCTCTTAGCATCTATGGCCCTCTCGGCGATGTCTACCACCTTAACCGGGCGGTTCTTCGGTGAGGGATTCAAGAATTGGTCGAGATTACTCATGCCGACCCCTTCCTTTCCTTATCCATGCGGTCTTTTACTCGGGCAAGGAGTATCGTTAGCGGTGTGCTTCCTGCGAGCACAAGAAAGATTGATGCTACTGAGAGTCCAGCCTTCGATATCCCTGCTAATGGGTTTTCATCGGTCCAGAAAGGTGCGAAAGCAAGGATTATAACGCCGAATAAGCCTAGCATGAAGATAACCATCGAGTAGACATAGATCACTGGCCAAGTGACCAGGATTCGATGGTAGGCCTCATCATCCCTGATGGCCCAGGCGATCAGGTCCTCCCGGGAGGTCTTGAACTTCATCAGATCACCCCGGCGATCATGAAAAAGCCGATCGACATCATGGTGATGGCCAGGACCATCAGGCTTACGCGCGCCCAGAAGGTCTTCGGAGTTAGGGCCTTGCCCCTAAGCGAGTATGGACGTTGGACCTTCCTGTAGGGATTGATCCTCTCATTCATCAGAATCCCTCGAGGAACTGCTGGCCCTGCGGATTCAGGACGACATGCCCGGCTTGATCGACCACGACGCGGTTTCCGGAGATTTCAAGCTCCATCTTTGCGCGGAGAGGAAGGAAACCTCTTACCATCCGGACGTTGCGACGGTAACGCTTGACCCAGATCAAGCGGTTCGGCGACTTCAGGCACTCCTTGATGATAACGCCCTTATGCTGCTCGGTCATGTACTTCGGGTTCGGTATTCTGGGGCTCATTCCGCGAACACCTCCGGGAAGTAGACGACGCGGCCATGAACGACCTCGGCCGGGACCTGGAGTTCTTGGAGGTGAAGCATCGTCTCCATGCGAACGTAGGTCAGGTCCTCGCCAATACACAGGCCGAGCTCATCTATGATCTCATCAAGATGTATGTTCCTAGGCTCAACGCGAAGGCGATTCCAGACCGCTCTCAGGACGTTCTCGCGTGTCGGCTGAAGCATCTCGACCGCTGTGTTCTTCCAGTTGTTATTACTGAGGATTTTTGCTCTCTTCCCACACCACAATTCTTGCTTTCGCTCGCATGTCGGCATTTTATCACCTGATCTTTGGGTTTATAAAAGTGCCCTGCCAGACCTCTCCATTCTGTATATACTGGGAGCGCAGGAGTTCATTCAACAGTATCTCTGCAGCCTGTGGTTCTTTCGTTTTTAGCTTCTCAAACCACAATTGCCAGACTTTTCTCTGTCCCTGATCTCTTGATACTTTCCAATCTTTGAACTTTAAGCACCGCTGATACCATTCATTTTCGAATG harbors:
- a CDS encoding tyrosine-type recombinase/integrase produces the protein MLENPLEKTKVTNSEEDEELREDLKEEEEEEGERVRGGLVLPKILTYDEQDRFLLAVDDIEDLIACRIMLYAGLRVNEATNVLVKDIDPNQRSVFVRQGKFSKDRYAPIDVSTIALIQCYIAEEKLKPDNKLFKCSKRTLQRHVTEVIAPRAGLSMNTHMLRHTCATWQLDKGIPLEVVKNNLGHASIEVTQIYLHLNIRQRSRIYSDCTRFGI